One region of Gemmatimonadales bacterium genomic DNA includes:
- a CDS encoding amidohydrolase family protein gives REVLRMATRNGAEALGILDQTGTVEVGKQADLLLLDANPEVDIASTRSIVWVMRGGTRWIPSDLLAGRAKTRP, from the coding sequence CGTGAGGTGCTGCGCATGGCGACCCGAAACGGTGCCGAGGCGTTGGGGATTCTCGATCAGACGGGGACGGTCGAAGTCGGCAAGCAGGCCGACCTCCTGCTGCTCGATGCGAATCCGGAGGTAGACATCGCCAGTACGCGCTCGATCGTCTGGGTCATGCGGGGTGGTACCCGCTGGATCCCCAGCGACCTGCTGGCGGGCCGAGCGAAGACTCGGCCCTGA
- a CDS encoding amidohydrolase family protein, translating into MKPLAVVVAFSLLASLPVLAQTPPDTGTTVVRAGRLFDSETGSFLSGREILIKNGRIAAVAERVERPAGARVIDLSHYTVLPGLIDAHTHLLYLEGTGASLTMEGIKAVVTEGLPLRALHGAARGRSFLHAGFTTVRDLGNSGRFGDVALRTAIEDGSVDGPRLIPSGPGLSPLGGQFPGLKPGFEHLANEDYRVIRNPADAADAVRENVTFGARVIKIFSNATPNPGILTLDEMRAIVTSASLHGVRVAAHATSDAAVYRAALAGVHSIEHGYQIADSTLALMAKQGVTLTPTDIDSVSIVRYFELQNPGGPAPDPGMVRNYLEGGRDRLRRALKAGVTITAGSDNYLDFKQSQGVSARRVLFAYREAGMTPSQILQAATLNNGRLLGMDGRLGVLKPGAWADIIAVEGDPERDFTAIERVRFVMKAGTVYLGR; encoded by the coding sequence ATGAAGCCGTTGGCTGTTGTAGTCGCGTTTTCGCTCCTGGCATCATTGCCAGTCCTTGCGCAGACGCCGCCGGACACCGGGACCACGGTCGTCCGCGCCGGACGCCTCTTCGACAGCGAAACCGGCAGCTTCCTTTCCGGCCGCGAAATCCTGATCAAGAACGGGCGCATCGCTGCAGTTGCCGAGCGGGTCGAGCGGCCGGCGGGCGCGCGGGTCATCGACCTGTCGCACTACACGGTGCTACCAGGCCTGATCGACGCGCACACCCATCTCCTCTATCTCGAGGGAACGGGCGCCAGTCTGACCATGGAAGGAATCAAGGCAGTCGTGACCGAAGGGCTGCCCCTCCGAGCGCTGCATGGTGCGGCACGCGGCCGGAGCTTCCTGCATGCCGGGTTCACGACGGTACGGGATCTGGGCAACAGCGGCCGCTTTGGCGACGTGGCGCTTCGGACCGCGATCGAGGATGGCAGCGTCGATGGCCCCCGCCTGATTCCTTCAGGGCCCGGCCTCAGCCCGCTCGGTGGGCAGTTTCCCGGCCTCAAGCCCGGGTTCGAGCACCTCGCCAACGAGGACTACCGCGTCATCCGTAATCCTGCCGATGCCGCCGATGCGGTTCGAGAGAACGTCACCTTCGGCGCCCGTGTCATCAAGATCTTCTCCAACGCGACGCCGAACCCGGGCATCCTGACCCTCGACGAAATGCGGGCCATCGTGACCTCGGCCAGTCTCCATGGTGTCAGAGTGGCCGCGCACGCGACCAGTGACGCGGCCGTCTATCGCGCCGCGTTGGCGGGGGTCCACTCGATCGAACACGGCTACCAGATTGCCGACTCGACGCTGGCACTGATGGCCAAGCAGGGCGTGACGCTGACGCCGACCGACATCGACAGCGTCTCGATCGTCCGATACTTCGAGCTGCAGAACCCAGGAGGTCCGGCCCCCGACCCCGGGATGGTGCGCAACTACCTCGAAGGAGGTCGTGACCGGCTGCGGAGGGCCCTCAAGGCCGGCGTGACCATAACCGCCGGATCGGACAACTATCTCGACTTCAAGCAATCCCAAGGGGTATCCGCACGGCGCGTCCTGTTTGCCTACCGGGAAGCCGGTATGACGCCGAGCCAGATACTGCAGGCGGCGACCCTCAACAATGGACGGCTGCTGGGCATGGACGGACGGCTTGGTGTGCTCAAGCCCGGCGCGTGGGCAGACATCATTGCGGTCGAGGGCGACCCCGAGCGGGACTTTACCGCCATCGAACGCGTCCGCTTCGTGATGAAGGCTGGCACCGTCTACCTCGGTCGCTAG
- a CDS encoding flavin-dependent oxidoreductase encodes MNDTTVVIAGAGPGGLCLALLLEQHGIPVQVYESVPEVRPLGVGINLLPHAVRVLASLGLTEGLEGLGIPTAELRYYNRHGQLIWAEPRGRAAGYSYPQLSIHRGQLQGLLLETARARLRPGSVQLGLALEGWRNEPDGITVWFRERGGSVREVRGDCLVAADGIHSAARRILVPDEGPPRFSGRILWRAVSESLPFLDGRTMIMAGHQAQKFVCYPISAAHERRGAALLNWVAELALPDDAPPPQDWNRQVPKERFLAEFLSWTFDWLDVPALIGAASQIYEYPLVDRDPLPRWTHGRMTLLGDAAHPMYPIGSNGASQAVLDAACLAEQLSSGLGSAEALAAYDAIRRPATAQIVLTNRANGPEQIMQIAEERAPNGFDDIDAVIPRAELEDIAARYKRVAGFTLHDVNQVASGGPEAVRRHVRSDGLPL; translated from the coding sequence TTGAATGATACCACCGTGGTGATTGCCGGTGCAGGCCCGGGCGGCCTCTGCCTGGCTCTGCTGCTGGAGCAGCACGGCATTCCGGTCCAGGTGTATGAATCGGTGCCGGAAGTACGGCCGTTGGGTGTTGGGATCAACCTGCTTCCCCATGCGGTCCGCGTCCTTGCGAGCCTCGGCCTGACGGAGGGTTTGGAAGGGCTGGGCATTCCGACCGCTGAGCTGCGTTACTACAACAGGCATGGCCAACTGATCTGGGCCGAACCGCGCGGGCGAGCGGCCGGATACAGCTACCCGCAGTTGTCCATCCACCGGGGCCAGTTGCAGGGACTGCTGCTGGAGACGGCACGGGCGCGGCTCCGCCCCGGCTCGGTTCAGCTCGGGTTGGCCCTGGAGGGTTGGCGTAACGAGCCGGACGGCATCACGGTATGGTTCCGCGAGCGGGGCGGTTCGGTGCGCGAGGTGCGCGGCGACTGCCTGGTAGCTGCGGATGGCATTCACTCCGCCGCCCGGCGGATTCTGGTGCCTGATGAGGGGCCGCCGCGTTTCTCAGGTCGCATTCTCTGGCGTGCGGTGTCAGAATCCCTGCCGTTTTTGGACGGCCGAACCATGATTATGGCGGGCCATCAAGCCCAGAAGTTTGTCTGTTACCCGATCTCAGCAGCTCACGAGCGGCGTGGCGCGGCGCTGTTGAACTGGGTCGCTGAACTCGCCCTGCCCGACGATGCTCCGCCGCCGCAAGACTGGAATCGCCAGGTGCCGAAAGAACGGTTTCTGGCGGAGTTTCTTTCCTGGACCTTCGATTGGCTGGATGTACCGGCGCTGATCGGGGCCGCGAGCCAGATTTACGAGTACCCGCTGGTCGATCGTGATCCGCTGCCGCGCTGGACGCATGGACGGATGACCCTGCTTGGGGACGCGGCGCATCCGATGTATCCCATCGGCTCGAATGGCGCCTCACAGGCCGTGCTCGACGCCGCGTGTCTTGCGGAGCAATTGAGTAGTGGGCTTGGTTCGGCGGAGGCGCTCGCCGCGTACGATGCCATCCGCCGACCGGCGACCGCACAGATCGTCCTGACCAACCGCGCCAATGGTCCGGAGCAGATCATGCAGATCGCCGAGGAGCGCGCTCCGAACGGTTTTGACGACATTGACGCGGTGATACCCAGAGCGGAACTCGAGGATATAGCGGCTCGTTACAAGCGGGTCGCCGGGTTTACGCTGCACGACGTCAATCAGGTTGCGAGCGGGGGTCCGGAGGCAGTCAGGCGCCACGTCCGCTCGGATGGCCTTCCCCTCTGA
- a CDS encoding alpha/beta hydrolase — protein MDPVRPTGTLDVRGETLEYAVTGSGAPTVVLVNGAGGPLAGWGRIWAALGSRTSTFAYNRPGIGGSSKPAVPQVGSHLVSSLTALLTATQQPPPYLMVGHSLGGLIVNLFARTHPALVAGAVLLDATAPEDPERMAQHETRLQRLIRGMLRKVSPPSPLAEIEQVITTVAEVRQAPPFPVIPLVVVTGTQPAMQWATATEALQARAEHQRQLVGLSPLGRQVKATRSGHFPQLSEPDLVIGAIGDVLDRVRDRG, from the coding sequence ATGGATCCAGTACGACCGACTGGGACGCTCGATGTTCGTGGCGAAACGCTCGAGTATGCCGTCACCGGATCGGGGGCACCAACGGTCGTTCTCGTCAACGGTGCCGGCGGGCCGCTTGCCGGATGGGGCCGGATCTGGGCTGCGTTAGGCAGTCGGACCTCGACGTTTGCCTATAATCGTCCGGGAATCGGCGGAAGCTCCAAGCCGGCAGTGCCCCAGGTGGGCTCCCATCTCGTCTCATCGCTGACGGCCCTGCTGACCGCAACGCAGCAACCCCCGCCCTATCTCATGGTTGGCCATTCGCTCGGCGGCCTGATCGTCAATCTCTTCGCCCGAACCCATCCGGCTCTCGTCGCCGGCGCCGTCTTGCTCGACGCGACGGCACCCGAAGACCCCGAGCGAATGGCGCAACACGAGACCCGACTTCAGCGACTGATCCGAGGGATGCTGAGGAAGGTATCGCCGCCGTCCCCACTGGCCGAGATCGAGCAGGTTATAACGACCGTCGCCGAGGTGCGACAGGCCCCGCCATTTCCCGTTATCCCGTTGGTCGTCGTCACGGGGACCCAGCCGGCAATGCAGTGGGCCACCGCGACCGAGGCGCTCCAGGCACGCGCCGAGCACCAGCGGCAGCTGGTGGGCCTGTCGCCGCTGGGTCGACAAGTAAAGGCGACCCGAAGCGGCCACTTTCCGCAGCTCTCGGAGCCGGACCTCGTGATCGGCGCGATCGGCGATGTCCTCGACCGGGTCCGCGATCGCGGGTAA
- a CDS encoding ribulokinase, which yields MIVAGIDFGTESVRVTLVDHHVGVLGTGVAPYPVHHRADDPDFATQAHGAHLEALTLATRDALRAAGVDGRDVAALAIDTTGSTVVILGRGLQPLDDYYLWCDHRAKVEAARITDVAAAEGFPGLARCGGVYSSEWGFAKVLHWLRHHRERRDEVVAVAEHCDLIAAVLCGITDAAAMPRSVCAMGHKWMWHADHGGLPPDALLEKVDPLLAGASRWLRGRYATSDQTAGQLSTEWAERLGLRAGIPIPVGALDAHWDAIGAGIAEGDAVSVIGSSTCIMAVTRSVEVVPGVSGVVPGSIHPEFTGIEAGLSATGQLFEAIARRAGQPVDELARGLDRYRAAQTGLLRLAWDNGDRTILVNPWLGGVTLGWNLGHTAQDELFAAIESTAMHTRIILERMMEHGVPVRRLIHAGGIPQHNETLNQVYANVMGAPVLVPERSITSLGAAIFALVAAGAYDSIDAAQRALCPPYRIVAPDPEAHQRYNALYALFSQLYFGLGQRDADPVRVGNVLPDLISLARQ from the coding sequence ATGATTGTCGCTGGCATCGATTTCGGAACGGAAAGCGTCCGCGTCACGCTGGTCGATCATCACGTGGGCGTTCTGGGCACTGGCGTAGCGCCATACCCGGTCCACCATCGCGCCGACGACCCCGACTTTGCCACGCAGGCGCACGGAGCGCATCTCGAAGCGCTGACGCTTGCCACGCGAGATGCCCTCCGCGCGGCCGGCGTCGATGGGCGCGACGTCGCAGCACTCGCCATCGATACGACCGGTTCCACCGTCGTCATCCTTGGGCGGGGCCTGCAGCCGCTCGACGACTACTATCTCTGGTGCGATCACCGCGCCAAGGTGGAGGCCGCGCGAATCACCGACGTGGCGGCGGCGGAGGGTTTTCCTGGCCTGGCCCGCTGCGGCGGAGTGTATTCCTCCGAGTGGGGGTTCGCGAAGGTGCTGCACTGGCTCCGCCACCACCGCGAGCGAAGGGATGAGGTCGTTGCCGTAGCCGAACATTGCGACCTGATTGCCGCCGTACTGTGCGGCATCACCGACGCGGCAGCCATGCCCCGAAGTGTCTGCGCAATGGGTCATAAGTGGATGTGGCATGCCGATCATGGCGGGCTGCCGCCCGATGCCCTGCTCGAGAAGGTCGACCCGCTGCTGGCGGGGGCGTCTCGCTGGCTGCGCGGCCGCTACGCCACCTCGGATCAGACCGCCGGCCAGCTGTCGACCGAGTGGGCGGAACGGCTTGGACTTCGCGCCGGGATTCCGATTCCGGTTGGCGCGCTCGACGCCCACTGGGACGCGATCGGCGCTGGGATCGCCGAGGGCGATGCGGTCAGTGTGATCGGCAGCTCGACCTGCATCATGGCAGTGACCCGATCAGTCGAAGTCGTCCCGGGCGTATCGGGCGTCGTACCGGGGTCGATTCACCCGGAGTTCACCGGGATCGAAGCCGGGCTGTCTGCCACAGGGCAGCTCTTCGAAGCCATCGCCAGACGGGCTGGCCAGCCCGTCGACGAGCTCGCGCGCGGGCTCGATCGGTATCGGGCTGCGCAGACCGGGCTCCTCCGCCTGGCCTGGGACAACGGCGATCGCACCATCCTCGTCAATCCCTGGCTCGGTGGGGTGACCCTGGGCTGGAACCTCGGCCATACTGCGCAGGATGAGTTGTTCGCGGCCATCGAGTCGACCGCCATGCACACACGCATCATTCTCGAACGCATGATGGAGCACGGCGTGCCCGTCCGCCGACTGATCCATGCCGGCGGAATTCCCCAGCACAATGAGACCCTGAACCAAGTCTATGCCAATGTGATGGGCGCCCCCGTCCTGGTGCCCGAGCGATCGATCACCAGCCTCGGCGCTGCGATCTTCGCACTCGTTGCGGCCGGCGCTTATGACAGTATCGACGCGGCGCAGAGGGCGCTCTGCCCACCGTACCGGATCGTCGCGCCTGACCCTGAGGCGCACCAGCGCTACAACGCACTCTACGCCCTGTTCTCCCAGCTGTACTTCGGCCTGGGCCAGCGGGATGCTGATCCCGTCAGAGTGGGCAACGTGCTGCCCGACCTGATCTCGCTTGCGCGGCAGTGA
- a CDS encoding substrate-binding domain-containing protein, protein MSTPTFSSSSKAPSFSWRSGSSGGARSWLVLTALVLAAGCGRGSGGATVIGFSQANLGEPWRVAMNAEIAAAAAAHPNLQVVYADAQQDNARQVADVESFIRQRIDLLIISPNEAKPLTPVVRRAFEAGIPVIVLDREIEGDSYTTFIGADNRSIGRAAGEFVAEVLGGRGNVVEIKGLPGSTPARDRSEGFREAIASFSGIRIIHDPVANWLREEAVTQMEAALSAHQRIDLVYAHNDPMAVGAWLAARAKGRESAIRFVGIDGLPGLDGGVQAVTDGKLAATFVYPTGGREAIDIAVKILAGDSVPHRITLPTERIVRTTP, encoded by the coding sequence ATGTCGACGCCAACCTTCAGCTCATCCTCAAAGGCGCCATCATTCTCCTGGCGGTCTGGCTCCAGCGGCGGCGCGCGTAGCTGGCTCGTCCTCACCGCGCTCGTACTGGCGGCGGGATGCGGCCGCGGGTCCGGCGGCGCCACCGTCATCGGATTCTCCCAAGCAAACCTGGGCGAACCGTGGCGCGTTGCGATGAATGCGGAGATTGCTGCAGCGGCCGCGGCTCACCCCAACCTGCAGGTCGTCTATGCGGATGCTCAGCAGGACAACGCCCGCCAGGTTGCTGACGTTGAAAGCTTCATCCGGCAGCGGATCGACCTGCTGATCATCTCTCCCAATGAAGCCAAGCCGCTGACGCCCGTAGTACGCCGCGCATTCGAGGCAGGGATTCCCGTCATCGTGCTCGATCGCGAAATCGAGGGTGACAGCTACACCACCTTCATCGGCGCCGACAACCGGTCGATCGGGCGCGCTGCGGGGGAGTTCGTTGCCGAAGTACTCGGCGGGCGCGGTAACGTGGTCGAGATCAAAGGTCTGCCAGGTTCCACACCAGCCCGGGATCGCAGCGAAGGATTCCGCGAAGCAATCGCGTCCTTCTCGGGCATTCGCATCATCCACGACCCCGTCGCCAACTGGCTCCGCGAAGAAGCGGTGACGCAGATGGAGGCTGCGCTGTCGGCGCACCAACGGATCGACTTGGTCTACGCGCACAATGATCCGATGGCGGTAGGCGCCTGGCTGGCGGCTCGGGCCAAGGGGCGCGAATCGGCAATTCGATTCGTCGGGATCGACGGCCTTCCCGGTCTGGACGGCGGCGTGCAGGCCGTTACCGACGGCAAGCTCGCCGCGACGTTCGTGTACCCGACAGGTGGTCGGGAAGCGATCGACATCGCAGTGAAGATTCTTGCGGGAGATTCCGTGCCACATCGGATCACGCTCCCGACCGAGCGAATCGTCCGGACAACACCATGA
- a CDS encoding ATP-binding cassette domain-containing protein — protein sequence MTVDGVPLIDARGIGIGFPGVRAVSCVDFDVRPGEIHALVGENGAGKSTLGRLLCGELQGDEGELRIAGVSRRLGSPRDGIAAGVAMIPQELQLVTSLTVGENILLGHEPRTALGTIDRSAMATTARTHLDAVGGTHISPAVLLGSLSPGDRQLVAIARALSLNARCLIMDEPTAALGADEEARLERLIRTLAASGTSIVYVSHKLEHVLSLADRITVLRDGQRIATQPAADLSPDSLIRLMVGRDVPPSELAPVPDGAREVLTIERLSVTDPERPGSDRLREISLTVRAGEIVGLAGLVGAGRSDLLLSLVGAHPGRVSGTIAIDGTRYSPQTPAQARDAGLVMLPEERKADAIFPQLGVDRNITISALDRLSRFGVLSGEGERQAAAGLIAQTGVRAAHPEVPIGTLSGGNQQKALLARCLFASPTVLLLDEPTRGVDLAARADIYQELHRLAAGGFGVLLVSSDLAEILSQCHRILVIRNGRITAEFDRSNATEEGILAAAAGTTDPATSDTRGVAMPDPRSDGPLPPPDPPSSVRRAASWLARYRSALGLVAVLILAIIFSPVRGGRLIFLDIGNLTDILRQVSEKGILAVGMTAVVITRGIDLSVGSVLAFGATLSAMLLMNGYSLGTTTVLVLGAGALWGLLNGIVVARWRLPAFIATLATMSAARGAARWLSGGTAIPLGFGEGRAPESVRALAAPIIPYVPAPAVLFVATVLAVGFFLARTRAGRYVYAIGDNESAARLSGVRVGFHTAWVYVLSGTLAALAGLIHAAQLEQGNPNDGVAYELDAIAAVVIGGTSLSGGVGTVGGTLVGILIIGIINNIMGLNNVDANLQLILKGAIILLAVWLQRRRA from the coding sequence GTGACCGTCGACGGCGTGCCCCTCATCGATGCGCGCGGCATCGGCATCGGTTTCCCCGGTGTCCGGGCCGTATCATGCGTCGACTTCGACGTGCGACCTGGCGAGATCCACGCGTTGGTCGGCGAGAACGGCGCGGGGAAATCGACACTCGGTCGCCTGCTGTGTGGCGAACTCCAGGGCGACGAGGGAGAGTTGCGCATTGCGGGCGTCTCGCGTCGGCTGGGATCCCCGCGCGATGGGATCGCGGCAGGCGTAGCAATGATTCCCCAGGAACTGCAACTGGTCACCTCGCTGACCGTCGGCGAGAACATCCTGCTCGGCCACGAACCGCGCACGGCACTCGGCACCATCGACCGTTCGGCCATGGCAACCACCGCGAGAACCCACCTCGACGCGGTCGGCGGAACCCACATCTCACCCGCGGTCCTGCTGGGCTCGCTGTCGCCCGGCGACCGGCAGCTCGTCGCGATCGCGCGAGCCCTGTCCCTGAATGCCCGCTGCCTGATCATGGACGAGCCCACCGCCGCGCTCGGCGCGGACGAAGAAGCCCGACTGGAGCGGCTGATCCGCACCCTCGCGGCGAGCGGCACCAGCATCGTCTACGTGTCGCACAAGCTCGAGCACGTTCTCTCACTCGCTGACCGCATTACCGTGCTCCGCGACGGACAGCGGATCGCAACCCAACCTGCGGCGGACCTTTCGCCCGACAGTCTGATTCGCCTGATGGTGGGTCGCGACGTCCCGCCCAGCGAGCTCGCTCCCGTCCCCGATGGTGCGCGCGAGGTCCTGACCATCGAGCGCCTGTCGGTGACCGACCCCGAACGCCCCGGCTCGGATCGCTTGCGTGAGATCTCGCTAACGGTCCGCGCCGGCGAGATCGTCGGGCTGGCTGGTCTCGTTGGTGCGGGGCGAAGCGACCTGCTGCTGTCCCTGGTCGGCGCGCACCCTGGCCGGGTCAGCGGCACCATCGCAATCGACGGCACCCGCTACTCCCCGCAAACCCCGGCCCAGGCGCGGGACGCCGGGCTCGTGATGCTGCCCGAAGAGCGCAAGGCCGATGCGATCTTTCCCCAGCTCGGCGTCGACCGGAACATCACGATCTCGGCGCTCGACCGCCTCAGCCGGTTCGGAGTGCTGTCAGGCGAAGGCGAGCGGCAGGCAGCGGCTGGGCTGATTGCCCAGACCGGAGTGCGAGCTGCCCACCCCGAAGTACCGATCGGGACGCTGAGCGGCGGCAATCAGCAGAAAGCACTCCTGGCCCGCTGCCTGTTTGCGTCGCCCACGGTACTGCTGCTCGACGAGCCGACCCGGGGGGTCGATCTGGCGGCGCGGGCCGACATCTACCAGGAGCTACATCGCCTGGCCGCCGGTGGGTTCGGCGTTCTGCTGGTATCATCCGACCTGGCGGAGATTCTCTCGCAGTGCCATCGCATCCTCGTCATCCGCAACGGACGGATCACGGCCGAGTTCGATCGGTCGAACGCTACCGAGGAAGGGATTCTCGCGGCGGCTGCTGGTACGACCGACCCTGCTACTTCCGATACACGCGGAGTCGCCATGCCCGACCCTCGATCCGACGGACCGTTGCCCCCGCCGGACCCGCCCTCGTCCGTTCGGCGCGCAGCGAGCTGGCTCGCGCGCTACCGCAGTGCCTTGGGCCTCGTCGCCGTACTGATCCTCGCCATCATCTTCTCGCCGGTGCGCGGCGGCCGGCTGATCTTTCTCGACATCGGCAATCTGACGGATATCCTCCGCCAGGTGTCTGAAAAGGGCATCCTGGCGGTCGGCATGACCGCGGTCGTCATCACCCGTGGCATCGATCTTTCCGTCGGCTCGGTTCTGGCCTTCGGCGCCACGCTCTCGGCCATGCTGCTGATGAACGGCTACAGCCTGGGCACTACCACCGTACTGGTGCTCGGCGCGGGTGCGCTATGGGGGCTCCTCAACGGGATCGTGGTAGCGCGGTGGCGCTTACCAGCGTTCATCGCCACGCTTGCGACCATGAGCGCCGCTCGCGGGGCAGCCCGCTGGCTGAGCGGAGGCACCGCCATTCCGCTGGGTTTCGGTGAGGGGAGAGCCCCCGAGTCGGTTCGCGCGCTCGCGGCGCCGATCATCCCCTATGTCCCTGCGCCCGCCGTGCTGTTCGTTGCCACCGTGCTCGCGGTCGGCTTCTTCCTGGCCCGCACGCGCGCCGGGCGCTATGTCTATGCCATCGGCGACAACGAGTCGGCAGCGCGGCTCTCGGGGGTGCGGGTCGGGTTCCACACCGCCTGGGTCTACGTGCTGTCAGGAACGCTCGCGGCACTGGCCGGGCTGATTCATGCCGCGCAGCTCGAACAGGGCAACCCGAACGATGGGGTAGCCTACGAGCTCGACGCCATCGCCGCCGTGGTCATCGGGGGAACGTCCCTGAGCGGCGGCGTGGGAACCGTAGGCGGTACGCTGGTAGGCATTCTCATCATCGGCATCATCAACAACATCATGGGTCTCAACAATGTCGACGCCAACCTTCAGCTCATCCTCAAAGGCGCCATCATTCTCCTGGCGGTCTGGCTCCAGCGGCGGCGCGCGTAG
- a CDS encoding DUF2961 domain-containing protein, with amino-acid sequence MRLVAFAVAVALVVPVRIETQEIRRELDNLPFLRSYTSQRVSSADTSGANDDGNGRERLMPGEVRTIARMTGPGIITHMWFTINSTDRWHLKNLVLRIYWDGQTNPSVEAPIGDFFGLGLGKYLVYESGPLSVGSQKALNSYFPMPFQKGAVITVANEGDLPTLSLYYNIDWEKHSSLPASMGYFHAQYRQATPFPGWTTDWTRNGDTLVNRRPNKDGAGNYLIMEAEGRGHFVGVTHSILQNQGDWWGEGDDMFYIDGATTPQINGTGAEDYYLGAWCYGGCGIDAFGSKRPTFAFQRYGNPVNGGDDRGAGWTVYRFHTDSPVAFQKSLRFSIESGHANHRSDNNYTVAFWYQTLPHKPFPPLPPAATRIPKQMNTGGPTMGRP; translated from the coding sequence ATGCGTCTCGTCGCATTCGCCGTGGCAGTTGCCCTGGTCGTACCGGTCAGGATCGAGACTCAAGAGATCCGACGCGAGTTGGACAACCTGCCCTTCCTTCGTTCCTACACCTCTCAGCGGGTTTCCAGTGCGGACACATCGGGGGCCAACGACGATGGCAACGGGCGCGAGCGCCTGATGCCCGGCGAGGTGCGAACCATCGCGCGCATGACGGGGCCAGGAATCATTACCCACATGTGGTTCACGATCAACAGCACCGATCGCTGGCACCTCAAGAATCTGGTGCTGCGAATCTACTGGGACGGCCAGACCAACCCGAGCGTCGAGGCGCCGATCGGCGACTTCTTCGGCCTGGGCCTGGGCAAGTACCTGGTTTACGAATCGGGTCCGCTGTCGGTCGGTTCGCAGAAGGCGCTCAATAGCTACTTCCCGATGCCCTTCCAGAAGGGGGCGGTCATCACGGTCGCCAATGAGGGGGATCTGCCGACCTTGTCTCTCTACTACAACATCGACTGGGAAAAGCACAGCTCCCTGCCGGCGTCGATGGGGTACTTCCATGCCCAGTATCGTCAGGCAACGCCCTTTCCGGGATGGACCACAGACTGGACCCGCAATGGCGACACCCTGGTGAACCGGCGCCCCAACAAGGACGGCGCCGGCAACTATCTGATCATGGAGGCGGAGGGCCGCGGGCATTTTGTGGGCGTGACCCACAGCATCTTGCAGAACCAGGGCGACTGGTGGGGGGAGGGCGACGACATGTTCTACATCGACGGCGCAACTACACCGCAGATCAACGGCACTGGCGCGGAGGACTATTACCTGGGCGCCTGGTGTTACGGTGGCTGCGGAATCGACGCGTTTGGCAGCAAGCGGCCGACCTTCGCGTTCCAGCGCTATGGCAACCCGGTCAACGGTGGAGACGACCGTGGCGCAGGCTGGACCGTCTACCGCTTTCACACCGACTCTCCGGTTGCCTTCCAGAAATCCCTTCGCTTCTCGATCGAGTCGGGTCACGCCAATCACCGTTCGGACAACAACTACACGGTGGCGTTCTGGTATCAGACCCTGCCACACAAGCCGTTTCCGCCGCTGCCGCCGGCCGCAACCCGGATCCCGAAGCAGATGAACACTGGCGGACCGACGATGGGTCGCCCCTGA